A single Triticum dicoccoides isolate Atlit2015 ecotype Zavitan chromosome 2A, WEW_v2.0, whole genome shotgun sequence DNA region contains:
- the LOC119359748 gene encoding glycine-rich protein DOT1-like, giving the protein MDAPRGTPPGRARAPPPGWIGDSGSGQGSGPDGSWRYGWEWASGPGGGWGYGHSSEQSPGGTAFGFGYGSGGGGGGGGGGSGRGGFGFGRLGGHSGGFGWGVGPGGHAGGWGSGSGGWGAGGGAFGGDHGGWDARAGFRGGSQRPPRGGRGGGN; this is encoded by the coding sequence ATGGACGCACCGAGGGGTACCCCGCCGGGGCGGGCACGGGCACCGCCACCCGGATGGATCGGCGATTCTGGGTCCGGGCAGGGCTCCGGACCCGACGGCTCCTGGAGGTACGGCTGGGAGTGGGCTTCAGGGCCTGGAGGCGGCTGGGGTTACGGCCACAGCTCAGAGCAGAGCCCCGGCGGCACCGCGTTTGGGTTCGGCtacggcagcggcggtggcggaggaggaggcggagggggGAGCGGACGTGGAGGCTTCGGCTTCGGCAGGCTCGGCGGCCACTCTGGCGGGTTCGGCTGGGGTGTCGGGCCCGGCGGCCATGCTGGCGGCTGGGGCAGCGGGAGCGGCGGCTGGGGAGCAGGCGGTGGGGCCTTTGGAGGCGACCACGGCGGCTGGGACGCGCGCGCAGGGTTCCGCGGCGGGAGCCAACGGCCACCTCgcggaggacgcggcggcggcaatTGA